One Maribacter cobaltidurans genomic window carries:
- a CDS encoding response regulator, whose amino-acid sequence MTKMKILLVDDDEDDREFFADALTGVNLNTQLQKLDNGRSCLEYLMEQIENLPNLIFLDLNMPIMNGFECLTEIRKNPLLKELPIAIYSTSSSDKDIEQTFLKGANIYIKKPSSFEDLKKSLTQVIKMNWAYHMDDFKKENFLLRI is encoded by the coding sequence ATGACTAAAATGAAAATTTTATTGGTTGATGACGATGAGGATGATAGAGAGTTTTTTGCTGATGCTTTAACAGGGGTTAACTTGAACACACAGTTACAGAAATTGGATAATGGTAGGAGCTGCCTTGAATATTTGATGGAACAAATAGAGAATTTGCCCAACCTTATTTTCTTGGATTTAAATATGCCTATTATGAACGGTTTTGAGTGTTTGACGGAAATACGAAAAAACCCGTTATTAAAGGAATTGCCCATAGCGATTTACTCTACCTCTTCCTCTGATAAGGATATAGAACAGACTTTTTTAAAAGGAGCTAATATTTATATCAAGAAACCTTCCAGTTTTGAAGACCTTAAAAAATCCTTGACCCAAGTAATTAAAATGAATTGGGCTTATCATATGGACGATTTTAAAAAAGAGAACTTTTTGTTAAGAATTTGA
- a CDS encoding PAS domain-containing sensor histidine kinase, giving the protein MPDRIALRNRISELEISKMFKERLLDSSNNVIAYLEPLFNKEGQIEDFVIKYVNNRIEEITSLKTKDMIGVRWLEYDPQNLENGVFDYAKNCFTTGETFDYTSKYLFGDQVVWFSARLVKLEAGVVNFLKDISKEKQYERQLEIQNKLLLEAEHIASTGSFRWDLKNGTLSLSENVYRLLGFDRPFEMEPSIERILKFVHKSDIDWVKGVIEQSRNTKERIDITFKIITKEQEIKYINTVGEYYPSDNNWYVVGVFKDVTKQIEHASILQAKNAQLKKSNADLEAFNRIASHDLQEPLRKIQMFISRLYGEEKERLGPRSKNYLEKVISSSERMRNLISNLLSYSRIEEIEDTPTKIDLNLVLSDVLEDLGERISETQASIKADKLPEINGVQFQMEQLFSNLLGNSLKYIKDNTVPVVQIIHSKTSVDAINRISNLPDGQYHKLEFIDNGIGFDDQYGERIFEIFQRLHGKNEYSGTGLGLAICKKIVEAHNGAILGTSKNNEGAVFTVYLPSLSK; this is encoded by the coding sequence ATGCCGGATAGAATCGCACTTCGTAACAGGATTTCTGAACTGGAAATATCTAAAATGTTCAAGGAACGTCTGTTGGACAGCAGTAACAATGTTATTGCATATTTGGAGCCTTTATTCAACAAGGAAGGTCAAATAGAAGATTTTGTAATAAAGTATGTAAACAATCGGATAGAGGAGATTACGTCATTGAAAACCAAGGACATGATTGGGGTGCGATGGTTGGAATACGATCCTCAGAATCTGGAAAACGGGGTTTTTGATTATGCCAAAAATTGTTTTACTACGGGTGAAACATTCGATTATACCTCTAAATATCTGTTTGGAGATCAAGTTGTTTGGTTTAGTGCTAGGTTAGTAAAGCTGGAAGCCGGAGTAGTAAACTTTTTAAAGGATATCAGTAAGGAGAAGCAATATGAACGGCAGCTGGAAATACAGAATAAATTGCTTCTGGAGGCCGAACATATTGCGAGTACGGGAAGTTTTAGATGGGACTTGAAAAATGGCACCTTAAGCCTTTCCGAGAATGTGTATAGGTTATTGGGCTTTGATCGACCATTTGAAATGGAACCAAGTATTGAAAGGATATTAAAATTTGTTCATAAAAGCGATATTGATTGGGTAAAGGGCGTGATTGAACAAAGCAGAAACACCAAGGAGAGAATAGATATTACATTTAAAATCATAACGAAAGAGCAAGAAATAAAATATATAAATACCGTAGGGGAGTATTATCCTTCGGATAATAACTGGTACGTTGTTGGAGTTTTTAAGGATGTCACTAAACAGATAGAGCATGCATCCATACTGCAGGCCAAAAACGCCCAACTGAAGAAAAGTAATGCAGACTTGGAGGCCTTTAATCGAATAGCGAGTCATGATTTACAGGAGCCTTTAAGAAAAATACAAATGTTCATAAGCAGATTGTACGGAGAGGAAAAAGAAAGGCTAGGACCCAGGTCTAAAAACTATCTGGAAAAGGTAATTTCATCTTCGGAGAGAATGCGAAATCTCATTTCCAATTTATTGTCGTACTCCAGAATTGAGGAAATTGAGGATACACCAACAAAAATTGACCTCAATCTGGTACTATCAGATGTTTTGGAAGATTTGGGCGAAAGAATAAGTGAGACTCAAGCGTCCATTAAGGCGGATAAACTACCGGAAATAAATGGCGTACAATTTCAGATGGAACAATTATTTTCCAATCTCTTGGGCAATTCCTTAAAATATATTAAGGATAATACTGTGCCCGTGGTTCAGATTATACATAGCAAAACCAGCGTTGACGCTATCAATCGCATATCTAACCTGCCGGATGGTCAATATCATAAATTGGAATTTATAGACAACGGAATCGGTTTTGACGACCAGTACGGAGAAAGGATTTTTGAGATTTTTCAAAGGCTTCATGGTAAAAACGAGTATTCTGGAACGGGTCTTGGATTGGCCATTTGTAAAAAAATAGTGGAGGCACATAATGGAGCCATTCTGGGAACCAGCAAAAATAACGAAGGAGCGGTTTTCACCGTCTACCTACCCTCTTTATCCAAGTAA
- a CDS encoding helix-turn-helix domain-containing protein encodes MNSTHAKLNQLNNSLGGSISVLDTERILMFDNHKGAGRIHSIELESGIGYSQFDIKATEEVKLNLKNSTDNSLFFIYCLEGSFTLKLPMSGSSVEVDALRTVILGGMEEDVKIKVESGKKVHFSVIQISRDSQLDSSNSDANKLKDQLFNQFLKNNKYEYVGTVNLKIKEHLLQIKSISQTGIVRRLLIEGIVHFTLALEILHYRSDSSKKTLHESSLTKREMLRVEDAIEEIRKKPEYPYSIDYFVRKYGLSAAKLQNGFKVLSGSTVASCIKNQRLDLAEKLIQETDLNVSEIVYTIGFSSRSYFSKIFSRRFKCSPKAYLSKARGSHMAA; translated from the coding sequence ATGAATTCAACACACGCAAAATTAAATCAGTTAAATAATAGTTTAGGAGGCAGTATATCCGTACTCGATACGGAACGAATACTAATGTTCGATAACCACAAGGGCGCCGGACGTATCCATTCCATTGAATTGGAATCGGGTATCGGGTATAGTCAATTTGATATAAAGGCTACAGAAGAGGTAAAGTTGAACCTCAAGAACTCAACGGATAACAGTTTGTTTTTTATTTATTGTTTAGAGGGGAGTTTTACGTTGAAACTACCAATGAGCGGTTCATCTGTTGAAGTGGATGCCCTAAGGACGGTAATCCTTGGGGGTATGGAGGAGGACGTTAAAATTAAAGTGGAATCCGGTAAAAAGGTCCATTTCTCCGTAATTCAAATTTCCCGTGATTCACAATTGGATTCCTCGAACAGTGATGCTAATAAACTTAAGGATCAATTGTTCAACCAATTCCTTAAAAACAATAAGTATGAGTATGTTGGAACGGTGAACCTAAAGATCAAGGAACATCTACTCCAGATAAAGTCCATTTCGCAAACAGGCATAGTAAGAAGGTTGCTAATAGAAGGAATAGTCCACTTTACGCTAGCCCTGGAAATATTGCATTATAGGAGCGATAGTTCCAAAAAGACATTACATGAATCCTCTTTGACAAAACGTGAAATGTTAAGAGTGGAAGATGCCATTGAAGAAATCAGGAAAAAACCAGAATACCCATATTCCATTGATTATTTTGTTAGGAAATATGGACTGTCCGCAGCTAAACTACAAAATGGATTTAAGGTGCTTTCAGGTTCAACGGTAGCCAGTTGTATCAAAAACCAACGTTTGGATTTGGCCGAGAAATTAATTCAGGAAACAGATTTGAACGTATCGGAAATTGTGTATACTATCGGTTTTTCCAGCAGAAGCTACTTTTCCAAAATCTTCAGCAGAAGGTTCAAATGTTCGCCTAAGGCATACCTTTCCAAGGCACGTGGATCCCATATGGCAGCGTAA
- a CDS encoding BLUF domain-containing protein, whose amino-acid sequence MHELTYTSMADRNIGSKDLNDILKTATEFNKKRSITGCLVYHNGQFVQTLQGEKKTIFDLFEKIKLDSRHSNVNLVWEGPAEKEVFRGWHMAYYSPEKVNTDDVIDFEKN is encoded by the coding sequence ATGCATGAATTAACATACACTTCCATGGCGGACAGAAATATCGGTAGCAAAGATTTAAACGATATCCTCAAGACTGCCACGGAATTCAATAAAAAGCGCTCCATCACCGGATGCTTGGTATATCATAATGGTCAGTTTGTACAGACGCTACAGGGTGAGAAAAAGACGATTTTTGATCTCTTTGAAAAAATAAAATTGGACTCTAGGCACTCCAATGTAAACCTGGTTTGGGAAGGCCCTGCCGAAAAAGAAGTTTTTCGGGGGTGGCATATGGCGTATTATTCTCCAGAAAAAGTAAATACTGATGATGTGATTGATTTTGAAAAAAATTAA
- a CDS encoding response regulator yields MSENLRSIYLADDDSDDRAFFSDAISEIPISTSIEEFSNGVDLMSHLLNRENKKPDAIFLDLKMPMMDGFECLSDIRDLNFLNEVPVIIYSTSFHQKDVDRLKEMGATLYLKKPSSFNQLKTLLHKCLVYLDQKSFEKATLDPQFLISI; encoded by the coding sequence ATGAGTGAAAATTTAAGAAGTATCTACTTGGCAGATGATGACAGTGATGACAGGGCATTTTTTTCCGATGCAATAAGCGAAATCCCCATTTCTACTTCTATTGAGGAGTTCAGTAATGGTGTTGATTTAATGTCCCATTTATTGAATAGGGAAAATAAAAAACCTGATGCCATTTTTCTGGATTTGAAAATGCCGATGATGGATGGCTTTGAATGTTTATCGGACATTAGGGATTTAAATTTTTTGAACGAAGTCCCTGTAATTATTTATTCCACATCCTTTCATCAAAAAGATGTGGACAGGCTAAAGGAAATGGGAGCCACGCTCTATTTAAAAAAACCTTCTTCCTTTAACCAATTAAAAACATTGTTACATAAATGCCTGGTTTACCTAGACCAAAAATCTTTTGAAAAAGCGACTTTGGATCCGCAGTTTCTCATCTCTATTTAA
- a CDS encoding WD40/YVTN/BNR-like repeat-containing protein: MSNKKSITAIIFSLVLSLNLMYSQSSNISDLSDAVRGLEFRAIGPALMGGRIADIAVNPKDQSTWFVAVGSGGVWKTENNGITWNPVFEEQPSYSIGCVTIDPNNPQTVWVGTGENVSGRHVGWGDGIYKSSDGGATWKSMGLEKSEHIGKILVDPRNSNVVFVAAEGPLWSSGGDRGVYKTTDGGMTWSQVLKIDEHTGVTDIEFDPENPDVIYAAAYQRRRHVWALLSGGPKSGIYKSMDNGETWSQKSTGLPKGDMGKIGLAVTRANPDLVYATIEADDEEKGFYKSEDKGESWVKQNSYISGGTGPHYYQEIEVSNINPGLVYQMDVFIRVSRDGGKTFKVLGTGREKHSDNHALWIDPNNGKHLLAGTDGGLYETFDEGTTWRQFPNLPISQFYKLSLDSTLPYYNIVGGAQDLGTLIGPSRTMNTEGVRNQDWYVPLGADGYDNAFDPKNPNIVYMEIQEGNLYRHNRKTEEGMDIQPQSIGKEVDRWNWDSPILISPHNNQRLYYGSQRVWRSDDQGSSWEPISEDLTTNRNRYELDMMGRVWSVDALYDNGAMSKYATLTSIAESPKQQGLLYTGSDDGIIHISEDGGSTWNKSGELPKVPKLSFINDIEPSHHNANVVFASADAHKFGDFTPYLFISNDRGRTWKSIVGDLPDKTIVWVIKQDFIDSNLLFIGTEFGIYFSPNKGVNWIPLKSGLPTIPFRDIELHPRDNDLVGASFGRGFFVLDDYSPLRNLKIILTEKNNHLFPVRDAWWYVPNTPMQAKGMPTLGSTSFATDNPPFGATFSYWIKDVPKTDKTVRTEKEKELRSKNMSVPFAGWEALEEERAQEEAKVLFLVSDKDQQPVRWLEGKTGKGLQRTSWDLRRSAPNPIDLSVPDFRPPWAGEDQGPLVSPGNYSVQMYVLFDGKLQLQGEPQSFKVVPVHNQKESVDYNDIQLFQNRTAELSRQIFNAGQKMGEYGEQIRHMKEALLKTPMAKEVHFNQLKELGLSLSSLRKTLYGDPIKQSLDESTPPSIRSRVGQVAGAHWETTQTPTKTQVKNIEIASKDFKTFEEELEAFKNSMETFEKTLEDLKTPYTPNRKL, translated from the coding sequence ATGTCAAATAAAAAAAGTATCACAGCCATTATTTTTTCACTTGTTTTAAGTCTAAACCTGATGTATTCCCAGAGTTCGAATATTTCGGATTTGTCGGATGCTGTTAGGGGCTTGGAGTTCAGGGCCATCGGCCCTGCACTAATGGGAGGAAGAATTGCGGATATAGCGGTAAATCCAAAAGATCAAAGTACTTGGTTTGTTGCTGTTGGGTCCGGGGGCGTATGGAAGACTGAAAATAATGGAATCACATGGAATCCTGTTTTTGAGGAACAACCTTCCTATTCCATTGGCTGTGTGACTATCGACCCGAACAATCCCCAGACTGTTTGGGTAGGAACGGGCGAAAACGTAAGTGGTAGGCATGTTGGTTGGGGCGACGGTATTTATAAGTCCAGTGATGGTGGAGCTACTTGGAAATCCATGGGCTTGGAAAAATCTGAACACATAGGAAAAATTTTGGTTGATCCCAGGAACAGTAATGTTGTGTTCGTGGCAGCCGAAGGACCTTTATGGTCTTCCGGAGGTGATCGTGGTGTTTATAAAACAACTGATGGAGGTATGACTTGGAGCCAGGTACTAAAAATCGATGAGCATACGGGCGTTACCGATATTGAGTTCGATCCGGAAAATCCAGATGTTATCTACGCTGCGGCCTACCAGCGAAGAAGGCATGTTTGGGCACTACTTTCTGGAGGGCCAAAGTCCGGAATCTACAAATCCATGGACAACGGTGAAACTTGGTCCCAAAAATCCACTGGTCTACCCAAAGGGGATATGGGTAAAATTGGATTGGCCGTGACCAGGGCGAATCCTGATTTGGTCTATGCCACCATTGAGGCAGATGATGAGGAAAAGGGCTTTTATAAATCCGAAGATAAAGGGGAAAGTTGGGTAAAGCAGAACAGTTATATATCCGGAGGCACAGGACCTCATTATTATCAGGAAATAGAAGTCTCCAATATTAATCCGGGCCTCGTTTATCAAATGGATGTATTTATCAGGGTTTCAAGGGACGGTGGAAAAACGTTTAAAGTATTGGGAACTGGTAGGGAAAAACATAGCGACAACCACGCTTTATGGATAGACCCAAATAATGGAAAGCATCTACTGGCGGGAACGGATGGTGGATTGTACGAAACCTTTGACGAAGGTACTACTTGGAGACAATTTCCCAACCTTCCCATTTCACAATTCTATAAGTTGTCATTGGACAGCACCTTACCATATTACAACATTGTAGGTGGGGCCCAAGACTTGGGCACTTTGATAGGCCCATCAAGAACCATGAATACAGAAGGGGTACGCAATCAAGATTGGTACGTGCCCTTGGGTGCGGATGGCTATGATAATGCTTTTGACCCAAAGAATCCAAATATCGTTTATATGGAAATACAGGAAGGAAATTTGTATCGCCATAATAGGAAAACGGAGGAGGGAATGGACATACAACCGCAATCAATTGGAAAAGAGGTGGATAGATGGAACTGGGATAGCCCTATATTGATTAGCCCACATAACAACCAAAGGCTCTACTATGGGTCTCAAAGGGTTTGGAGGAGTGATGACCAAGGAAGTTCATGGGAACCCATTAGTGAAGACTTAACGACCAATAGAAACAGGTATGAACTGGATATGATGGGAAGAGTATGGAGTGTGGATGCATTGTATGATAATGGTGCTATGTCCAAGTACGCAACGTTGACCTCAATTGCAGAATCTCCAAAACAGCAAGGTCTTTTATACACAGGTTCCGACGATGGGATAATTCATATTAGCGAGGACGGAGGTTCTACATGGAACAAGAGTGGTGAACTGCCCAAGGTGCCAAAACTTAGCTTTATAAATGATATTGAGCCATCGCACCATAATGCCAATGTGGTTTTTGCAAGTGCCGATGCTCATAAATTTGGAGATTTTACGCCCTATTTGTTTATAAGCAATGATCGAGGTAGGACTTGGAAATCGATTGTTGGAGATCTACCGGACAAAACCATTGTATGGGTCATAAAACAAGATTTCATAGATTCGAACCTATTGTTTATAGGTACGGAATTTGGCATCTATTTTTCACCGAATAAAGGAGTCAATTGGATTCCGTTAAAATCCGGATTGCCCACCATACCGTTTCGTGATATAGAATTACACCCAAGGGACAATGATCTAGTGGGAGCATCCTTTGGAAGGGGATTTTTTGTGCTGGACGATTATAGTCCACTAAGAAACTTGAAAATAATATTGACAGAAAAAAATAACCATTTGTTTCCAGTAAGGGATGCTTGGTGGTACGTACCCAATACACCCATGCAGGCAAAGGGCATGCCTACCTTGGGCTCTACCAGCTTTGCGACGGATAATCCGCCATTTGGGGCTACATTTTCCTATTGGATAAAAGATGTGCCTAAGACGGACAAAACGGTACGTACCGAGAAAGAAAAGGAGCTGAGGTCGAAAAATATGTCGGTGCCCTTTGCGGGGTGGGAAGCACTGGAAGAGGAAAGAGCACAGGAGGAAGCTAAAGTACTTTTCTTGGTGTCCGATAAAGACCAGCAGCCCGTACGATGGTTAGAGGGAAAAACAGGTAAAGGCCTTCAACGTACATCTTGGGATTTACGGCGTTCCGCACCCAACCCAATTGATTTATCCGTCCCTGATTTTAGGCCGCCGTGGGCCGGAGAGGACCAGGGACCCTTGGTGTCTCCGGGAAATTACAGTGTTCAAATGTATGTGTTGTTCGATGGGAAATTACAACTTCAAGGTGAACCCCAAAGTTTTAAGGTAGTACCTGTACACAACCAGAAGGAAAGTGTAGATTACAATGATATCCAACTTTTTCAGAATCGGACCGCGGAGCTTTCCAGACAAATATTCAACGCGGGTCAAAAAATGGGAGAATACGGTGAGCAAATCAGACACATGAAGGAGGCCTTGCTTAAAACCCCAATGGCCAAGGAGGTCCATTTCAATCAACTTAAGGAATTAGGACTCAGTTTAAGTTCCTTACGTAAAACTTTGTATGGCGACCCTATAAAACAGTCATTGGACGAGTCCACGCCACCTTCAATTAGGTCCAGGGTAGGGCAGGTGGCAGGGGCACATTGGGAAACAACACAGACACCGACCAAAACGCAAGTCAAGAACATTGAAATCGCCTCAAAGGATTTTAAAACCTTTGAAGAAGAGCTGGAAGCATTTAAAAACTCAATGGAAACTTTTGAAAAAACCTTAGAGGATTTAAAGACACCTTATACCCCTAATAGAAAATTGTAA
- a CDS encoding TonB family protein, with protein MSSPIIITKRFYYFLPILVILFSCSDKGMEPEKDDELAPTPFNLLEIPNNTIEVELMPSFSWQIATDPDGEKIRYDFILDTKALPTEILKSNLSEANFTVTSSLELNTKYYWKVIAKDESMNTTESEVFNFTTIEALPNEAPENFNLLTVEDNSLDVPLKPSFTWEVANDPENDVVSYDFYLGTEAETITKIASDLDQPSFTMSSDLSYNTTYYWTVVAKDDKDNFTETEIYSFITELMPSGVDVPFAIVDEPPIYPGCEDSNDKKECFTQKIVALIDDNLVYPSSALENGIEGRVNCVFTISTTGAVTNIRVRGPDQSLENEAIRILNLLPNMIPGKQNGEVVNVPYGIPITFKLE; from the coding sequence ATGAGCTCACCCATTATAATCACCAAACGATTTTATTACTTTTTACCCATCCTAGTAATACTCTTCTCTTGTTCAGATAAGGGTATGGAACCAGAAAAAGATGACGAATTGGCTCCTACTCCCTTTAATCTCTTAGAAATACCCAATAACACCATCGAGGTGGAATTAATGCCCTCCTTCTCTTGGCAGATTGCAACAGATCCAGATGGCGAAAAGATACGCTATGATTTCATACTGGACACTAAAGCCTTACCAACCGAGATATTGAAATCAAACCTTTCGGAAGCAAATTTCACAGTGACCTCTTCTTTGGAGCTCAACACTAAATATTATTGGAAAGTTATTGCCAAAGATGAGTCGATGAATACAACGGAAAGTGAGGTCTTCAATTTTACAACAATAGAAGCACTACCCAATGAAGCCCCTGAAAATTTTAACCTGTTGACCGTTGAGGACAACAGTTTAGATGTACCCCTTAAACCGTCATTCACTTGGGAAGTGGCAAATGATCCGGAAAATGATGTTGTAAGTTATGATTTCTACTTGGGTACAGAAGCGGAAACAATTACGAAGATTGCATCTGACTTGGACCAACCTAGTTTTACGATGTCTTCGGATCTGTCGTACAATACCACGTATTACTGGACGGTAGTTGCAAAGGACGACAAGGATAACTTTACTGAAACAGAAATCTATAGTTTCATTACTGAACTAATGCCCTCTGGGGTGGACGTTCCCTTCGCAATTGTTGATGAGCCACCTATTTATCCGGGTTGTGAAGATTCAAATGATAAAAAAGAGTGTTTTACCCAAAAAATTGTAGCGCTAATAGATGACAACCTCGTTTATCCTTCTTCGGCATTAGAAAATGGTATTGAAGGACGGGTTAATTGCGTCTTTACTATTTCAACAACAGGTGCCGTTACCAATATCCGTGTTCGTGGTCCTGATCAAAGCCTTGAAAACGAGGCCATACGAATTTTGAATTTACTCCCAAACATGATACCGGGGAAACAAAATGGCGAAGTGGTAAATGTTCCCTACGGTATACCAATAACGTTCAAACTTGAGTAG
- a CDS encoding vWA domain-containing protein, with product MKKSILSTLALGVLLLSLGCNKDEGPSGEMAFENLNDFTTLDIETTIPRVEISQSGNLLRVLLSVTDQDGTPLEEFTLGNYAIEMASGSKVEEVSKNKIALSVFDQNNNTPLAAATTLDYSGSMSSTDITDMEEALSTFISLKDPLDQLSVIKFASQVEEVQSFTTDATLLYEAIITDPTIGSRTAFYSACDLGLDQANQLNSVLPLIIGFTDGGDNASYISLNGLIDKSKNLNIPIYTVGFGNANQARLTQLAEETGGRFYYAPTGAEISELYRTINGQLRKLYVFEWEVDYPSGSEVTIKITTNYTAAGGDFMDVSEKTIVIN from the coding sequence ATGAAAAAATCAATACTATCTACTCTCGCACTGGGAGTGTTATTACTGTCCTTGGGCTGTAACAAGGACGAGGGGCCTTCAGGGGAAATGGCCTTTGAAAACCTAAATGATTTTACGACCTTGGACATAGAAACCACCATACCTAGGGTGGAAATTTCGCAATCGGGCAATCTGCTGCGTGTTTTGCTATCGGTAACGGACCAGGACGGTACCCCTTTGGAAGAGTTTACACTGGGAAATTATGCAATAGAAATGGCGTCGGGTTCCAAGGTCGAAGAGGTAAGTAAAAATAAAATAGCACTTTCCGTTTTCGACCAAAACAACAATACGCCGCTGGCCGCAGCTACAACCTTGGACTACTCGGGAAGTATGTCCTCCACTGATATAACGGACATGGAGGAAGCCTTAAGCACCTTTATTTCGTTAAAAGACCCTTTGGACCAGTTATCGGTCATAAAATTTGCCTCGCAGGTAGAAGAAGTGCAATCCTTTACGACAGATGCCACTTTGTTGTATGAAGCCATTATCACCGACCCCACTATTGGATCCCGTACGGCATTCTATAGTGCTTGTGACCTCGGGTTGGATCAAGCGAACCAATTGAACAGCGTGTTACCCTTAATCATTGGTTTTACGGATGGAGGGGACAATGCCTCCTATATATCCTTAAACGGACTTATCGACAAATCAAAAAACCTGAATATACCTATCTATACGGTAGGCTTTGGGAACGCCAATCAGGCAAGATTGACACAACTCGCCGAAGAGACCGGAGGTAGATTCTATTATGCACCTACCGGAGCTGAGATTTCAGAACTATATAGGACAATCAATGGCCAATTGAGAAAACTTTATGTTTTTGAATGGGAAGTTGACTATCCCTCGGGCAGTGAGGTCACTATTAAGATTACCACCAATTATACCGCAGCAGGTGGTGATTTCATGGACGTTTCAGAAAAAACAATCGTAATAAATTAG
- a CDS encoding response regulator yields MFKKVLVVEDLDSIGFGIAQMLKQEFSIKEIQHALYCDDAHLKFLRAEQDNEPFDLLITDLSFKSDHRENRISSGNELVKTLKLKEPSLKAIVYSIEDRSIKVKSLFNDYNIDAYVVKGRKGLKHLVDAIKSISKNKTYCSPDLQGFLGRPEAFEIEDYDIELLKQLSNGLNQKEISHLFKNKNIQPSGISSIEKRLNKLKLELNAKNVIQLVAISKDLGWL; encoded by the coding sequence ATGTTCAAAAAAGTTCTGGTCGTTGAAGACCTTGATAGTATCGGCTTTGGTATTGCACAAATGTTAAAACAGGAATTTTCAATAAAGGAGATACAGCACGCCCTTTATTGTGATGATGCCCATTTAAAATTTCTAAGAGCCGAACAGGATAACGAACCTTTTGATTTATTAATAACGGATCTCTCCTTTAAGTCGGATCACAGGGAAAATAGGATCAGTTCTGGAAATGAACTGGTAAAGACCCTTAAATTAAAAGAACCCAGCTTAAAGGCTATCGTATATTCCATTGAAGATAGGTCGATCAAGGTAAAATCATTATTTAACGATTATAATATCGATGCCTATGTGGTCAAAGGAAGAAAGGGCTTGAAACATTTGGTAGACGCCATAAAATCCATTTCAAAAAACAAAACATATTGTTCTCCCGATCTGCAGGGTTTTTTAGGTAGACCAGAAGCCTTTGAAATTGAGGATTATGACATAGAGCTTTTAAAACAACTTTCAAATGGGCTCAACCAAAAGGAAATATCCCACTTGTTCAAAAATAAAAATATTCAACCCAGTGGAATTAGCTCCATTGAGAAACGTCTCAACAAATTAAAGTTGGAGCTCAATGCCAAAAATGTTATTCAGTTGGTGGCCATCAGCAAGGATTTAGGATGGCTTTAA